A genomic window from Myotis daubentonii chromosome 4, mMyoDau2.1, whole genome shotgun sequence includes:
- the F2RL1 gene encoding proteinase-activated receptor 2 has protein sequence MRSRSAAWLLGGTLLLAASASCNYTSRGVNKPSKGRSIIGRVDDSSRISGTGVPVEPGLSVDEISASLLTGKLTTVFLPIVYTVVFVVGLPSNGIALWIFLFRTKKKHPAVVYMANLALADLLSIIWLPMKIAYHIHGNNWIYGESLCKVLIGFFYGNMYCSILFITCLSVQRYWVIVKPMGHTRKNANFAIGISLGIWLLILLVTIPLYLVKQTSYIPALNITTCHDVLSKEVLVEDMFSYFLSLAIGVFLFPAILMASTYVLMIRTLKSSAIDENSGKRRKRAIKLIVTVLVMYLICFTPSNILLVVHYFTTKHWGQSYVYAPYIVALCLATLNSCIDPFVYYFVSEDFRNHAKNALLCRSVRKAKRMQIFRTSKKSSSKSSSYSSSSTTIKTSY, from the coding sequence GAGTCAATAAACCCTCTAAAGGAAGAAGTATAATTGGTAGAGTCGATGACTCATCTCGAATCTCTGGGACAGGCGTTCCAGTGGAGCCAGGCCTTTCTGTGGATGAGATTTCTGCCTCCCTCCTGACTGGAAAGCTGACTACTGTCTTTCTTCCGATCGTCTACACGGTTGTATTTGTGGTTGGTTTGCCGAGTAATGGCATAGCCCTGTGGATCTTCCTTTTCCGAACGAAGAAGAAGCACCCGGCAGTGGTTTACATGGCCAACCTGGCCTTGGCAGACCTCCTCTCTATCATCTGGTTGCCCATGAAGATTGCCTATCATATACACGGCAACAACTGGATTTACGGGGAATCTCTTTGCAAGGTACTCATTGGTTTTTTCTATGGCAACATGTACTGCTCCATTCTCTTCATAACCTGCCTCAGCGTGCAGAGGTATTGGGTGATCGTGAAACCCATGGGGCACACCAGGAAGAACGCAAACTTCGCCATCGGCATCTCCCTGGGAATATGGCTGCTGATTCTGCTGGTGACCATCCCCTTGTATCTCGTGAAGCAGACCAGTTACATCCCAGCCCTCAACATCACAACCTGCCATGATGTCTTATCGAAGGAGGTGTTGGTGGAGGACATGTTCAGTTATTTCCTCTCTCTGGCCATCGGAGTCTTCCTGTTCCCAGCCATCCTCATGGCTTCTACCTATGTGCTGATGATCAGAACACTGAAATCTTCTGCCATCGATGAAAACtcaggaaagaggaggaagagagccaTCAAACTGATTGTTACTGTCCTGGTCATGTACCTGATCTGCTTCACTCCTAGTAACATTCTGCTCGTAGTGCACTATTTCACGACTAAACACTGGGGCCAGAGCTACGTCTACGCCCCGTACATCGTAGCCCTCTGTCTCGCCACCCTCAACAGCTGCATCGACCCCTTTGTCTATTACTTTGTTTCAGAAGACTTTAGGAATCATGCAAAGAACGCTCTTCTTTGTCGCAGTGTCCGTAAGGCAAAGCGGATGCAAATATTCCGCACATCAAAGAAGTCCTCCAGTAAATCCAGCTCTTACTCTTCAAGTTCAACCACCATTAAGACCTCCTATTGA